The following coding sequences lie in one Deltaproteobacteria bacterium genomic window:
- a CDS encoding cytochrome ubiquinol oxidase subunit I → MFHYLFPPLSIGLGLVMVVIEGFALRTGDAAYEAMARFWTRIFAVNFAVGVASGIVMEFQFGTNWATYSRFVGDVFGSALAAEGIFAFFLESGFLAVLVFGWDRVSRRMHFFATVMVFLGSTFSAVWIIIANSWQQTPAGHRLVVHDGAARVEVTDFWAMVFNPSTVHRLNHVLLGAFILGGFFVMSISAWYLLRGRHVGFARRSFAIGLVIATLASWGELVSGHAQANMVARHQPAKLAAFEGHFVTGEGGAPMYLVGWPDVDAQRVRGGIAIPGMLSFLIHEDFDTPVAGLDRVPEDERPPVVIPFLAYHVMAMLGTAFIGLTSLACVLWWRGVLWQQRWLLWIFVLAVLGPYAANEGGWVAAEVGRQPWVVYGLLRTRDANSVAVDADQVMVSLVMFAVIYLALFALWLVVVNEKVRHGPHMPEDTEAPHAPEPAAATSMVRAAADVAMGRGGESLADGDR, encoded by the coding sequence ATGTTCCACTACCTGTTCCCGCCGCTCTCGATCGGCTTGGGGCTGGTGATGGTCGTGATCGAGGGCTTTGCGCTGCGCACCGGCGACGCCGCATACGAGGCGATGGCTCGCTTCTGGACCCGCATCTTCGCCGTCAATTTCGCGGTCGGGGTCGCCAGCGGCATCGTGATGGAGTTCCAGTTCGGCACCAACTGGGCCACCTACTCGCGCTTCGTCGGCGATGTGTTCGGCTCGGCGCTGGCGGCCGAGGGCATCTTCGCGTTCTTCCTCGAGTCGGGCTTCCTCGCGGTGCTGGTGTTCGGCTGGGACCGCGTGTCGCGGCGCATGCACTTCTTCGCGACCGTGATGGTGTTCCTCGGCAGCACGTTCTCCGCGGTGTGGATCATCATCGCCAACTCGTGGCAGCAGACGCCGGCCGGGCACCGCCTCGTGGTGCACGATGGCGCCGCGCGCGTCGAGGTGACCGACTTCTGGGCGATGGTCTTCAACCCCTCGACCGTGCACCGGCTCAATCACGTGCTGCTGGGCGCGTTCATCCTGGGTGGCTTCTTCGTGATGAGCATCAGCGCGTGGTACCTGCTGCGGGGGCGCCACGTCGGCTTCGCCCGGCGCAGCTTCGCGATCGGGCTCGTCATCGCCACGCTGGCGTCGTGGGGCGAGCTGGTGTCCGGGCACGCACAGGCCAACATGGTCGCGCGCCACCAGCCCGCGAAGCTCGCCGCCTTCGAGGGCCACTTCGTGACCGGCGAAGGCGGTGCGCCGATGTACCTCGTCGGCTGGCCCGATGTCGACGCACAGCGGGTCCGCGGTGGCATCGCGATCCCCGGCATGCTCAGCTTCCTCATCCACGAGGATTTCGACACGCCGGTCGCCGGGCTCGATCGCGTGCCCGAGGACGAGCGCCCGCCGGTCGTGATCCCGTTTCTCGCGTACCACGTCATGGCGATGCTCGGCACCGCGTTCATCGGCCTCACGTCGCTGGCGTGCGTGCTGTGGTGGCGCGGTGTGCTGTGGCAGCAGCGGTGGCTGTTGTGGATCTTCGTGCTCGCGGTGCTCGGCCCTTACGCCGCCAACGAGGGCGGCTGGGTCGCCGCCGAGGTCGGTCGCCAGCCGTGGGTGGTGTACGGACTGCTGCGGACGCGCGATGCCAACTCCGTCGCCGTGGATGCCGACCAGGTGATGGTGTCGCTGGTGATGTTCGCGGTGATCTATCTGGCGCTCTTCGCCCTGTGGCTGGTGGTGGTGAACGAGAAGGTGCGTCACGGGCCGCACATGCCCGAGGATACGGAGGCACCGCACGCGCCCGAGCCCGCGGCGGCAACCTCGATGGTTCGTGCCGCCGCCGACGTCGCGATGGGGCGTGGCGGCGAATCGCTCGCGGATGGGGATCGCTGA
- a CDS encoding N(4)-(beta-N-acetylglucosaminyl)-L-asparaginase yields the protein MPRLRRRGFLLRSSMVLGSGCLMAPPSRGASAAAPAVLRKPKHPVVVASANGHPACVETAMKAILDGAPVVDAVVKGVTLVEDDPNDHSVGLGGLPNEDGEVELDASVMDGPSGLAGAVCSLRRIKNPSQVALAVLRYTDHVLLSGEGARAFANAHGFVEQELLTPEAREIWLYWKSTLSDRDDWLPKTGKDVPADVKAHFGITGTINCCGVDRNGDLGGVTTTSGLAFKIPGRVGDSPLIGAGLFVDNLVGAAGSTGRGEANIVSAGSHTVVEFIRAGKHPKDACMAACKRIVETTRAKRLLRADGRPDFNVNFYAVDRGGRYGGAALYPGGQFAVCDAKGARREDLDGLFDK from the coding sequence CCCGATTGCGACGCCGCGGTTTCCTGCTCCGATCGTCGATGGTGCTCGGCTCCGGCTGCCTGATGGCGCCGCCCAGCCGCGGCGCCAGTGCGGCCGCGCCGGCGGTGCTGCGCAAGCCCAAGCACCCGGTCGTGGTCGCCTCCGCCAACGGTCATCCCGCCTGCGTCGAGACCGCGATGAAGGCGATCCTCGACGGTGCACCGGTGGTCGACGCGGTGGTGAAGGGCGTGACACTGGTGGAGGACGATCCCAACGATCACAGCGTCGGCCTCGGCGGCCTGCCCAACGAAGACGGCGAGGTCGAGCTCGACGCCTCGGTCATGGATGGACCGAGCGGTCTGGCGGGCGCGGTGTGCTCGCTGCGACGGATCAAGAACCCCAGCCAGGTCGCACTGGCGGTGCTGCGCTACACCGATCACGTGCTGCTGTCGGGCGAGGGCGCGCGCGCGTTCGCCAACGCCCACGGCTTCGTCGAGCAGGAGTTGCTCACGCCCGAGGCGCGCGAGATCTGGCTGTACTGGAAGTCGACGCTGTCCGATCGCGACGACTGGCTGCCCAAGACCGGCAAGGACGTGCCCGCCGATGTCAAGGCGCACTTCGGCATCACCGGCACCATCAACTGCTGCGGCGTCGATCGCAACGGCGACCTCGGCGGTGTCACCACCACCAGCGGGCTCGCATTCAAGATCCCCGGTCGCGTCGGCGACTCGCCGCTCATCGGCGCGGGTCTGTTCGTCGACAACCTCGTCGGCGCGGCCGGCAGCACCGGGCGTGGCGAGGCCAACATCGTCAGCGCCGGCAGTCACACGGTGGTCGAGTTCATCCGCGCGGGCAAGCACCCCAAGGACGCGTGCATGGCCGCATGCAAGCGCATCGTCGAGACCACCCGCGCCAAGCGATTGCTGCGCGCGGATGGGCGGCCCGACTTCAACGTCAACTTCTACGCGGTCGATCGCGGCGGTCGCTACGGCGGCGCGGCGCTCTATCCCGGGGGCCAGTTCGCGGTCTGCGACGCCAAGGGTGCGCGGCGCGAGGACCTCGACGGTCTGTTCGACAAGTGA